The nucleotide sequence GACCCGTGCCCGATACTGATGGTACAGCCGACGCTCGAGATGGGAGAGGCCTTCAGCAAGGAGAAGATAGCCCCGATGATAAGGGACACACCGGCCCTTTCCCGCCTGATAGAACAGAAAGCCCGCACCCGCGACAACAACATCAGGTACAAGCACTTCAGCAACAGCGCGATACTCTCAATCACCGGCGCAAACAGCCCTGCAGGTCTTGCATCACGGAGCGTGCGAGTGCTGCTGTGCGATGAGGTAGACCGTTACCCCGAGAGTGCGGGCAAAGAGGGAGACCCGTTATCGATAGCGATGAAGCGAACAAGCACGTTCTGGAACAGGCATATCGTGATGGTGAGCACCCCCACAATGAAAGGCATTTCGCGAATTTACCCCGAATTTGAATCATCGACGCGCGACGAATGGATGACGCACTGTCCTACGTGCGGGGCGGCGCAACCCTACACGTTCGACGCAATGCTGTGGCGAGATAGGACAATCCCAGTAATGAGGTGCGCTTCATGCGGTGCGGAGCATGACGAGCATACGTGGAAGGTTCAGCCTCACGAATGGATGTCGCAGGCGGCGAGTGATGTTCGGGGTTTTCACCTGAATGCGTTTGCGTCGGTCTGGAAGACTTGGCCGGAGCTTGTGCGTGATTACAGCGAGGCGTACAACACTGGGCCCGAAAGGCTTCAGACATGGATAAACACGGTGTTAGGCGAGCCGTACGAGAACGCAGAGGGTGTAATAGAGGTAGAGAGCATAAACGAGAACTGCGAGCCCTACGAGGCTGAAGTACCTGATGACGTGCTGGTCTTGACGTGCGGAGTGGACACGCAGGATGACAGGCTCGAGCTTGAAGTAGTAGGCTGGGGATTGGGCGGGCAGTCATGGGGGATAGAGTACAAGATAATCTACGGCAACACGGGCACAGCGGACGTGTGGAATGACCTTGATGCGTACTTAAGCAGGGAGTTCAAGAAGGCGAACGGCGAGGGGATGATAATCTCCTGTACGTGCATAGACAGTGCAGGGCATTCAACCGAGCAGGTGTACAAGTTCTGTTTGCCCCGACTTAAGCGGCGTATCTTCCCGATAGTAGGACGCGGGCAATGGGGCACGCCATCAGTGCGCAAGCCAACCCGCAACAACCGCTACCGTATCCCGCTGTTCACGCTCGGAGTTGGGACGATAAAGGGAACGCTTCATGCAAGGCTGAAGGCGCAGAAAGGCGAGCCGGGCTACTGCCACTTTCCGAAAGACCCAAAGCGGGGGTACGATGAAGTGTACTTCGCAGGGTTGTTAAGTGAACGCATGGTAGTGAGGCGTACCAGAGGGAGAGAGACCGTGCGCTGGGAGCTCAGGAGCGACAAGACGCGCAATGAGCCACTGGACTGCCGGGTGTACGCGATGGGGGCGTTCGAGATACTTGACCCTGATTTGCGGAAGCACGCGCTCGGGATGGTGAAGGCTGTTAAGCCCGTGATCACGGAGAAACAGAGTGCCCCTGTAGCACGGAAGCGCAGGGTAGTAAGGAGGGGTTTATCATGGTGATGAGCAGGCGTGCGCTGTTGCAGTCTCGGCTGAACGAGTACTACAAGGCGGAACATGAAGTGAAGATAAACGGTCAGACGGTAGAGCTCGAAGGGATGAGGATTACGAGAGCGTCATTAACGGACTTGCGGAAAGAGATAAGAAACTTGGAGAACGAGTTGGAGGAGCTGGAAAAGACGATGGAGCGGCCAAGACGGCGGATAAGGGCGGTAGTGCCATTATGACACATAAAATCACGAACAGCGGCTACAGCGAGCACGGAGCATCGAGGCGCAAGACATCATTAATCCGCTGGAACGCACAGAGCAAGTCCCCCCATGAAGACATTTCACAGAATATCGAGCTTTTGCGTGAACGTTCACGAGACCTTTACGCAGGGGGCGGGCCTTTAGGCAGGGGCGCGATAGACAGAGTCGTCCTGAACGCCTTAGGAGCAGGTCTGAAGCTGAACGTACGGATTGACCCCGAACAGTTAGAGATGGACACGGAGCAGGCAGCCAAGTGGGCGGCCAAGACAGAGGGGGAGTTCGACTTCTGGGCAAGCTCAAAGAACGCGGACTTCAACCATGAGCTGAACTTCTACGAACTGCAGGTGTTAGCGTTAAAGAGCATACTGCTGGACGGGGAGGTCTTAGTCCTGCTCAACTGGGGAGAAACGACGCGGCGGGACCCTTACGGAATGACCGTTCACCTGATAGAGGCCGAACGCATAGAGACTCCCGCGCCTCACGCACAGAAGCTAGTTGATGAGGGGGTACAGCTTGACGAACAAGGGCGAGTGATCGGCTACTGGGTAACGAACCGCAACCCCAACGCGGAACTTCCGGGCCAACCGGCCAAGACGTACGAGCTAGTTGATGCAGGTGTAAGGGTACTTCATCTCTTTCAGCGTGAACGCATAGGCCAGCACAGGGGAGTGCCGTTCCTTGCGCCGGTGCTTGAAGTGCTGAAGCAGTTAAGCCGCTACACTGATGCTGAGTTGATGGCGGCTGTAGTCAGCGGAATGTACGCAGTGTTTTTTGAGCACGAGCCGCGCGAGGACGGGGCATACGGCTCTGAGGAGTACGCGTCAGAAGAAGGTTTCGGTGAAACGCCGGGCCTTGAAGGCCTCACAACAGAGATGATGTACGGCTCAGTCATGGACTTGCCGGAGGGGGTAAAAGCGACAAGTCTTTCGCCGGGCCGTCCCAACCAGAACTTCAACCAGTTCATAGAGAGCCTAGCGCACCAGTTAGGGGGGCACTGGGCATTCCGCAGGAGCTGCTGTTCCTGCACTTCACGGCGAGCTATTCCGCAAGCAGGGGAGCATTGCTCGAGGCATGGAAGCTGTTCAAGTATTGGCGGGCATGGTTTGCGCAAGAGTTCTGTCAGCCGGTGTATGAGGCATGGCTGGACATCGCGGTGATGACGGGCCGGATAGACGCGCCGCTGTACATGAAGGACGCGTACTACCAGAAGCTGTACTCATGGGCGGAATGGGTAGGTCCAGCACAAGGACAGCTCAACCCCGTTCAGGAGGTCGAGGCCTCTGTGATGAAGATACAGCACAACCTAAGCACGTACCAGCGCGAATGCGGAGAACTTACGGGCGAGGACTGGGACTTGGTGATGAGCACATTAACCCGAGAGAGGGGAAAGATAGATGTACAAGATAACGAACGAGAACGGCAGGGCTGAGCTCCTGCTGTACAGCCTCATTGAGGGCGGAACGACAGCGGGCAACATCCTGAAGCAGCTCCGCAACGTCGAGGGGGAAATCACGCTCCGAATAAACTCCGACGGGGGCGAAGCCTTTGACGCGATAGCCCTCTACAACTACCTTAAGCCGAAGGGCATTGACGTAGTGGTTGATGGCATTTGCGCCAGCGCGGCAAGCATTGTGGCGATGGCCGGAGAGCACATCACGATGATGCAGGGTAGCATGATGATGATACACAACCCCTGCAGTCTGGTTTACGGGGACAGCGAGACCCACAAGGGAGAAAGCGACGTGCTCAACAAGCTCCGCGACCAGATGGCTGACATCTACGCCGAACGCACGGGGATGACGCGCGACACGATAATCACCCTTATGGACGCAGAAACATGGATGACCGCTCAGGAGGCCGTAAACACCGGCTTTGCCGACGCTGTGGAGAGCGTGATAACCGTAACCCCTCTTGTAGGGCCCCTGCCTGTTGACGAAGAGATAGAGTTCACGGACAGATACGCGGAAGGGGTAAAGGCGGAGCGTGAGAGGCTACGAGCTCTCGACGAACTCATGACCCCCGAAAGGTCTGCCGTCATCAACGCGGCCAAGTACGAGACGGGGCAGACAGCGCAGGACATCGCACTAACCCTGCTGAAGTCGGACAGGGGGCGGACATCAAGCATAAACAGCCTTCCATTGGAGGCGAAAGCAGACCCGGCCGTTCACGTAAGCGAGATACTTAAGAGACTGAGAGGCTAAAGACAATGTCAGACACAACATACACCAGAAGTTACACGCAAATTCAGGATATACCCGCCCCTGATGACCTTGTGTCGGGCTGGTTCACCGCAAACCCGATAAACATCGCTTCCGACGGAGGCTTAAAGCGCGGTACGCTCCTGATGAGCAACGGGGACAACATCTTCACCCCCGCCGAAAAGGCCGGCATAGCCAACGCCTACGAGCTAGCGATACTCTGTGAGGACATCCCCGACGACGCTACGGAATGCGCCGCAACAGCGTACTTCACGGGCTTAATCAACGGGGCATCAATCATCCTGCCGTACGAGACGGACAGCGACGTGCATTCAGAGCTGATAGAGGCGGCACGTCCCGCACTGAGACGCTCGGGCTTCACGATTATATAGAGGTGGAACGATGAACGATTACTATGACGCTAAATACCTGCGGGCAGCCATAACCAAGATAACGCCTGCACGCCTATTCTTCAGGAACAGGTTTTTCACCGAAAGCATGACATTTCCCACAAAGACAGTAACCTTTGAGTACGCAAAGAACACGCGAGCCCTTTTGCCGTTCAGTGATGACCACATGCCCAGCCCGCCGGTCAAGCGCAATCCCTATCAGGCCTTGACGTTCACCGCGCCGCTGTTGTCTGGGTCAAGGACGATAACGGCCGACACTCTAGCACAGAAGCTCATCGGGGAGAGCCCGTACAACTCGGGCATGTCTATGGATGAACGCGCTGAGGAACTTGCGCTGCGGGACTTGATGGAGCTCACGGACGCTCTCTACAAGCAGGAGGAGTACATGTGCGCGCGCCTTAAGCAGGACGGGAAATTCACGGTGAACGCAACGGGACTGAACACGACGATAGATTACGGTTTCACCCAAATAGAGACCGTAGCGAGTGCGAACAAGTGGGGAGCAACGTCTGACGTACTGGGTTACCTCACGAAGAAGGCGCGGGAGCTCCGCAAGAACGGGATAAATCCCGACATGCTGATAGTAGGGCACGACGCAAGCGAGGCACTCTGCAACAACGAGGGCGTGTTGAAGCTCCGTCATGACCAGTTCGTTGACATTCCCGCTCCTGCCAGCCTTGAAGACGGCGTTACGTTCGTCTGCAGGCTTAGAGCACCGGGCTTGTACCTGAACGTCTACGAGTACGATGAGTACTACGAGGACGAAGACGGGGACTTACAGCCGATGATTGACCCGAAAACGGCTATATTGCAGAGTTCACGGGAGCACAACATGATGTTGCACGGAGCAGTACTGCACATAGACACGCGGACAGGGGGGTACGTGAGCGAGATGAGGGAGTACGTGCCCTACGTCGTTACGCATGAAGACCCGCCCGTACGGAAGCTGATTGTGTCATCAAGGACACTGCCCATGCCGACGGACATAACTTCATGGATTACCCTGAAGAACGTAATCTAACCGGCTGGAACTTACGCGCAATCTTTGACGAGCCCGAGCCCGACTACATGGAGGCTGAAGTGTTCTTCTCGGCCTTCGGGAAGTACCGCGACATCAACAATCACAGAGTACACTGCATACTGACTTCACCGAAACACAGCACACTAACCGCCTACACGGACAGCACCGACGGAGTTCACAGGATAACCGCCATTCTCATCGTGAGGAAGTGCGATGTGTCGGGAATTCGGCAAGGTGCGAGCCTGTGCGTAGACGGGACGGACTACATCGTTGCTGGGGTAAGTTCGCCCTTGAACGAGGTTACGCGCATTGAGCTGGAGGGGTACTCAGGATGATCCGCATAAACGTAACATCGCAGACAGCTGACTTACGGACACTACAGGCTTTGCCGTCTCAACTGCAGAAGGCACTAGGGCTAGCCCGTCGGGACGCGATAAAGACGCTCTACGGTTACGCGGCCAAGTTAACGGCCGAGCAGAACTACATCACGCAGAGCGAAGTGAAGAAGGCCACGCGCATAGAGCCTACGGGGCTTCGAGTGCGTAGCGGCATGCGTGCTCTCGACAAGTACAAGGTTTCACCAAAAGCACCAAGAAAACGCGGCTATCCCCTCATGGGTGCGGTGAAACGCGGCGGCCTTAAGCCTCTCGGTGCTAACGCGTTCCTTAAACGTAGCGGCGGAAAGTGGCGGCCTTATGTGCGCATCACGCCTGACCGCAAGCCCTACAAGCTTCTGTACGGGCCCTCCATCGCCCAGCTGGTCGGGAGCGAAAACAACCTACCTCTGATTGAGGAACGTGCGCACGAGCTGTTCACGAACAGGGCAAAGTACTGGACAGACCGGCTCACAGGAGGACGCAGGAAATGAACGCAAAACTATTGATGAATGACCTTGTGGCACTGTTAAAGCAGGAGTTCGCGGGGTACATGTTGCTGAACAAGTCGGAGGAGCTCACGGAGCTTCACGTCTACGCGCAGTACATCCCCCAGCCCGAAGGGGTAACGTTCGGAGAAACGGGGCTGAAGAGCTACACGGAGGGGGATTACGCGGCACATTTCCCGAGCATAACGGTGCGCATCGGGGAGATGACGGACAGCGAGGAGCACTCGTTAATTCAGAGCGCGGTGAAAGTTAACCTTCTTTTCGGTGTAGTGGACAAGTCGCCGGAATGTACGGGATGGGCTGATTTGCTGGACATTCAGGAAAAGCTACGGGGCTGTCTGCTGGAACATCGGGTACTTGGCCGCAAGCACATTCTGCGCATGCCCGTGAAGGCTAGGCTGAACGAGTGCGAGACTTGGCCGGTGTACTTTGGGGAGATGGAGCTGTTGTACGAGAGCGGGCGGCCGGTGATGAACAGCGAGTACGTGTACAGGCCCGCGATGATGACAAGGGAGAGATAACACAATGGACGAACAGACAAACATTCACGCAATATACGTCGGCCCGACGATCGCGAAGCTCGGGCTCATCAGAAACCAAGTGTTCCTAGACGGACTGCCCGGCCACATCACAGCCCTGCAGGAAGAGTACCCGGAGCTAGACGAGCTAATCGTTCCCGTAGAGGGTTGTTCAAGTGCGCTGGACGCGGCCAAGACAAAGGGCACGCACATACATCACGCGGCACAGAAACTCAAAGAGAAGGCAGGTGTCAGGTAAATGTCATTCAGGCATGGCGTGTACAAGCAGGAAGTACCGACGAGCATTATTGCCCCCGCACAGGGAGAGGCCGGACTTCCCGTCATAATAGGTACAGCCCCCGTACATGAAGCAGATAGCGAGTGCGTCAACATTCCGCGCCTGGTCTACACGTACGAAGAGGCTGTAGAGATATTTGGTTTTTCAGAGGACTGGGATAATTATACCCTAAGTGAGTTCATTTACTCACAGTTCGCGCTCTTCGGGCAAGCTCCGTGCGTGCTAATCAACGTCTTTGACCCGGCCAAGCACAAGGACAGTTCCGGCAAGCCCGACCCGTCAAAAGTTACGGCCGCAGACATCATCGGGGGCGTGAACACCACAACCAACACCACAACCGGCCTCGAGCTCGTCAATGAAGTGTTCCCGCGTTTCAGGCTTGTTCCCGGAATAATCGCGTGCCCCAAGTGGAGCGAAAATCCCGGTGTGGCCGCCGTGATGCGCGCTAAGGCCGACGCGGTCAACGGGCTGTTCACGTGCATATGCGTGCTGGATATCCCCAGCGATAACAGCGGCGTAACGAACTACACGGCCGCTCCGCAGTGGAAAGAGCGCAACAACTACGTTGCAGAGCATGAAGTAGTCTGCTGGCCTAAGGTTTCGCTGGACGGCAAGGTCTTTCACATGTCGACACAGCTTGTAGGCCTCATGAACAAGGTTGACGGCGCGCATGACGACATACCCTACAAGTCCCCGAGTAACGAGCTGTTGCAGATGGACGCGTGCGTTGCGGGCGGGAAAGAGATACTTTTAGGGCTCGAGCAGGCGAACTACCTGAACAGTCAGGGCATTGTTACTGCGTTGAACTGGATAGGCGGATGGCGGGCTTGGGGCAACAGAACAGGGTGCTACCCGGCCAAGACAGACGTAAAGGACTGCTTCATCGCGGTGCGTCGGATGTTCGACTATCTGGGCAACCAGTTCATCCTGACGTTCTGGCAGCAGACTGACCAGCCCATGACCGCACGCCTTGTGCGAACTATCGTGAACACCTTCAACATGTACCTGAACAGTCTTGTTGCGCGTGAGATGCTGTTAGGGGCTAGGGTGGAGTTTCGGGAAGACGAGAACATGTACACTGACTTGATGAACGGCATTCTGAAGTTCCACATCTTCATCACGCCGCCTGTTCCGGCTGAAGTGATTGAGGGTATCTTTGAGTATGATCCCGAGTACCTGCAGGTCTTGTACAACGCGTTGAGCTAAATCATTTTGTTATGAGGTAGAGGATAAACCCAACGCCGAGCTGTACTACGACAAGCAGAATGCCCAGTATCGAGAAGCCCCACGACACAAAAGACTTCAGGTCATCAATCCTGTTGTTGAGGTTGTTCGTCTCCTGAATGACGATGTCTATATCTTTGTCGTGCAGGTCTTTACGGACGAAGTCATTATCATTCATGGAGCTACCTCGACAGAAGCCACACGGTGAACGCACCTGCGGCAATCCAGGCCGACGCGATAAAGGCCATCTGCCGCCAAAAATCGCGCCACAGTTTCCTGCGCCATTCGTCATACGGAAGGACAGGATGACGGCGTTTGAGCTTTTCACGGATACTCATAGCTTTCACCTCATAAATTGTTCAGGGATAAGGAGATTATAGCATGCCTAACATCATACCTGAGAAGGTACTAAACTTTAACGTATACGCAGACGGCGGCCGCTTAATGGGCATTGCCGACGGAAACTTCCCGCCCCTCGAGCTGATGACGGCCGAAATCAAGGGCGCGGGCATAGCAGGAACTATCGACGCTCCGGGACTGGGACAGTTCGGTTCGCTGGTCATCACGCTGAACTGGCGGCTGACAACGCAAGACTACTGGGAACTTGGAGCACCGGGCGGGCACATTCTGGACATGTACGCGGCCGGACAGCAGATTGATGCGGGGACGGGAGACCTCATCGCGACGAGAATTCACGTGTTCGCGAAAGCTTTCACGAAGAAGATGGACCCGGGCAAGCTGGACGTAGTAGCGACGCAGGACGCTTCGACAGAGCACGAAGTGTACTACATGAAGGCCGATATAGACGGGCTTGAAGTGCTGGAGATAGACAAGATGAACTACATGTACAGGGTGAACGGCGTAGACTATCTTGAAGATGTCCGCGCCGCTCTGGGAATGAGGTAGCACGATGAAGATTGAACTCACCAAGCCGATACGCTACAAGGACACAGACATACAGACACTCGACCCTGACTTCGAAAGCCTCACAGGACGCGACCTCATCGACGCAGAAAAAGCCCTCCGTGCGCAGGGTCAAACCTTCTCCGCGTGGGAGTTCTCACGGAGCTACTTAGCGGCCATCGCGGCACGTGCCTGCGGGCTTCCCCGTGAAGTCCTCGAGGACATGAACGTTACTGACTTCACACGCATCACACTTGAGGCGGCGGCTTTTTTGGGCGGACAGGCCTCTGCGGCCTCAACGCAAACAAATTCCGACGACTAATCTTCGCGCTGGCTCTGAGTGAAGCTCACACGGGCATTGATGTGTGGCTGGGCATGACACTTCCTGAACTCTCAGAGTGGTGCTCCATCATCACGGAGCACTACAAAAAACAACATACAGCACAAAACCCCAGAACAGCGCACCAAAGAACAGCGCACCAATAACATTGAATGCTAATTTAAGCAGACGGGTTGAAAGCCTGTTGTTGAAGTCTTTCTCGAAGGCTTCAACATTCCGGCGGTAACGCGTCCAGTCTTCCCCTTCAAGGCCGCCGATATACTCCTTGAAGGG is from Synergistaceae bacterium and encodes:
- a CDS encoding phage terminase large subunit family protein; this encodes MSRMTRELYLPPPTLTVSEWADGYRYLSSEASAEPGKWHTSRAPYQKAMMDAVKENERVVIMTAAQVGKSEVLLNTLGYFVHYDPCPILMVQPTLEMGEAFSKEKIAPMIRDTPALSRLIEQKARTRDNNIRYKHFSNSAILSITGANSPAGLASRSVRVLLCDEVDRYPESAGKEGDPLSIAMKRTSTFWNRHIVMVSTPTMKGISRIYPEFESSTRDEWMTHCPTCGAAQPYTFDAMLWRDRTIPVMRCASCGAEHDEHTWKVQPHEWMSQAASDVRGFHLNAFASVWKTWPELVRDYSEAYNTGPERLQTWINTVLGEPYENAEGVIEVESINENCEPYEAEVPDDVLVLTCGVDTQDDRLELEVVGWGLGGQSWGIEYKIIYGNTGTADVWNDLDAYLSREFKKANGEGMIISCTCIDSAGHSTEQVYKFCLPRLKRRIFPIVGRGQWGTPSVRKPTRNNRYRIPLFTLGVGTIKGTLHARLKAQKGEPGYCHFPKDPKRGYDEVYFAGLLSERMVVRRTRGRETVRWELRSDKTRNEPLDCRVYAMGAFEILDPDLRKHALGMVKAVKPVITEKQSAPVARKRRVVRRGLSW
- a CDS encoding phage portal protein codes for the protein MTHKITNSGYSEHGASRRKTSLIRWNAQSKSPHEDISQNIELLRERSRDLYAGGGPLGRGAIDRVVLNALGAGLKLNVRIDPEQLEMDTEQAAKWAAKTEGEFDFWASSKNADFNHELNFYELQVLALKSILLDGEVLVLLNWGETTRRDPYGMTVHLIEAERIETPAPHAQKLVDEGVQLDEQGRVIGYWVTNRNPNAELPGQPAKTYELVDAGVRVLHLFQRERIGQHRGVPFLAPVLEVLKQLSRYTDAELMAAVVSGMYAVFFEHEPREDGAYGSEEYASEEGFGETPGLEGLTTEMMYGSVMDLPEGVKATSLSPGRPNQNFNQFIESLAHQLGGHWAFRRSCCSCTSRRAIPQAGEHCSRHGSCSSIGGHGLRKSSVSRCMRHGWTSR
- a CDS encoding Clp protease ClpP → MYKITNENGRAELLLYSLIEGGTTAGNILKQLRNVEGEITLRINSDGGEAFDAIALYNYLKPKGIDVVVDGICASAASIVAMAGEHITMMQGSMMMIHNPCSLVYGDSETHKGESDVLNKLRDQMADIYAERTGMTRDTIITLMDAETWMTAQEAVNTGFADAVESVITVTPLVGPLPVDEEIEFTDRYAEGVKAERERLRALDELMTPERSAVINAAKYETGQTAQDIALTLLKSDRGRTSSINSLPLEAKADPAVHVSEILKRLRG
- a CDS encoding major capsid protein, with amino-acid sequence MNDYYDAKYLRAAITKITPARLFFRNRFFTESMTFPTKTVTFEYAKNTRALLPFSDDHMPSPPVKRNPYQALTFTAPLLSGSRTITADTLAQKLIGESPYNSGMSMDERAEELALRDLMELTDALYKQEEYMCARLKQDGKFTVNATGLNTTIDYGFTQIETVASANKWGATSDVLGYLTKKARELRKNGINPDMLIVGHDASEALCNNEGVLKLRHDQFVDIPAPASLEDGVTFVCRLRAPGLYLNVYEYDEYYEDEDGDLQPMIDPKTAILQSSREHNMMLHGAVLHIDTRTGGYVSEMREYVPYVVTHEDPPVRKLIVSSRTLPMPTDITSWITLKNVI
- a CDS encoding phage tail sheath family protein, encoding MSFRHGVYKQEVPTSIIAPAQGEAGLPVIIGTAPVHEADSECVNIPRLVYTYEEAVEIFGFSEDWDNYTLSEFIYSQFALFGQAPCVLINVFDPAKHKDSSGKPDPSKVTAADIIGGVNTTTNTTTGLELVNEVFPRFRLVPGIIACPKWSENPGVAAVMRAKADAVNGLFTCICVLDIPSDNSGVTNYTAAPQWKERNNYVAEHEVVCWPKVSLDGKVFHMSTQLVGLMNKVDGAHDDIPYKSPSNELLQMDACVAGGKEILLGLEQANYLNSQGIVTALNWIGGWRAWGNRTGCYPAKTDVKDCFIAVRRMFDYLGNQFILTFWQQTDQPMTARLVRTIVNTFNMYLNSLVAREMLLGARVEFREDENMYTDLMNGILKFHIFITPPVPAEVIEGIFEYDPEYLQVLYNALS
- a CDS encoding phage major tail tube protein yields the protein MPNIIPEKVLNFNVYADGGRLMGIADGNFPPLELMTAEIKGAGIAGTIDAPGLGQFGSLVITLNWRLTTQDYWELGAPGGHILDMYAAGQQIDAGTGDLIATRIHVFAKAFTKKMDPGKLDVVATQDASTEHEVYYMKADIDGLEVLEIDKMNYMYRVNGVDYLEDVRAALGMR
- a CDS encoding phage tail assembly protein, giving the protein MKIELTKPIRYKDTDIQTLDPDFESLTGRDLIDAEKALRAQGQTFSAWEFSRSYLAAIAARACGLPREVLEDMNVTDFTRITLEAAAFLGGQASAASTQTNSDD